The window GCGTGCAGCGGCTGCTGCACGCGCACGCCCTCGTCGGCCCGACGCTGGTGCTCGTCCTGGCCTGCGTCCTGTTCGGCCTGCTCATCGGCCCGCGCTTCTACCAGCCGGCCAACCTGTCGCTGATCGTGCAGCAGGTGCAGATCATCGGCATGGTCGGGGTCGCGCAGACCCTCGTCGTGCTCACCGCGGGCATCGACCTGTCCGTGGCGGCGATCATGGTGCTGACGACCGTCGTGGCGGGCAAGCTCGCGGTGGACGCCGGCCTGCCGGCGCCCGTGGCGCTGGTGGCCGGTTTCGCCGTGGGAGCGGCGGCCGGAGCGGTCAACGGGCTGCTGGTCACCAGGCTCCGGGTGCCGCCGTTCATCGCCACCCTGGGCACGCTCAACGTGTTCGGCGCGCTCACGCTGCTGGCCTCGCAGAGCCAGACCATCCGCGGCGCCGACCTGCCGGGCCTGTTCCTGTGGCCCGGCCGGACGTTCAGCGCGCTCGGCGCGGAGATCACCTACGGCAGCCTGCTCGTGCTGGCCGCCTTCGGCGTCGCCGCCCACGTCCTGCGCCGCACCGCGTGGGGTGAGCACGTCTACGTCACCGGCGACAGCCCGGAGGGCGCCCGGCTGAGCGGCATCCGCACGGACCGCGTCCTGCTGTCGGTGTACGTCGCGGCGGGTGTGATCTGCGCCCTGGCCGGATGGTTCCTGATCGGCCGGGTGGGGTCGGTCAGCCCCTTCTCCGGCGAGAACGTCAACCTCAGCAGCATCACCGCCGTGGTCATCGGCGGCACCAGCCTGTTCGGCGGGCGCGGCCACGTCGCCGGGACACTGCTCGGCGCCCTGATCGTCGGCGTCTTCAGCAACGGACTGACCCTGGCCGGCGTGGACGTCCTGTGGCAGACCTTCACCATCGGGGTGCTGGTCATCGTGGCCGTCGGCGTCGACCAGTGGACGAGAAGGGTCGGAGGATGACCGCATCGACCGCCGGCGGCCGCGCGTCGGCCGCCGCACCGGACCGGCGGGACGTGGCCGCGCTCACAGCACGCGGCCTGACCAAGAGGTACGGCCACATCACGGCGCTCGACGGCACCGATCTGACGCTGCGCAAGGAGGAGGTCCTCGCCGTCGTCGGCGACAACGGCGCGGGCAAGTCCACGCTGATCAAGTGCCTGTCCGGGGCGGTCGTCCCCGACGAGGGCGCCATCGAGGTGGACGGCCGGCCGGTCGCCTTCCGCGGCCCGCTGGACGCCCGCGCCGCCGGCATCGAGACCGTGTACCAGCACCTCGCGCTCGCTCCGGCCCGGGACATCGCCGCCAACGTCTACCTGGGCCGTGAGCTGCGCCGCAGGGGCTTCCCCGGCTGGGGGCTGCGCATGCTCGACCGCAGGGCGATGCGCGAGAACACCCGCGCGCTGCTGGAGGACCTGGGGCTGCTGACCATCCAGAGCCTGGACCAGGCCGTGGAGACCCTGTCGGGCGGCCAGCGGCAGGGCATCGCGGTCGCCCGTGCCACCGCCTTCGGCAGCCGGGTGATCATCATGGACGAGCCGACGGCCGCGCTGGGCGTCAAGGAGTCCCGCAAGGTCCTCGACCTGATCCTGGAGGTCAAGCAGCGCGGGATCCCGGTCATCCTGATCAGCCACGACATGCCGCACGTCTTCGAGGTGGCCGACCGCGTCCACGTCCAGCGGCTGGGGCGGCGCATCGCGTGCGTGCCCACCGCCGACCTCACGATGGCCGAGGCCGTGGCGCTGATGACGGGCGCGGCCCAGCCCGGCCCCGACCAGAACACCGACTGACAGGGAGGAGGGCACATGCGCATCCCCTCGACGATCGCCGCGAGGCCCGGGACCGCGCCGCTCGTCCGCGCGCCGGACGACGGCCCGGACGACGACCCGCACAGCGGCACGGACGGCGGCACGGCCGGTGGCGCGGACAGCGGCACGGCTGGTGGCGCGGCTGCTGGCACGAGCCTGTGGTGGCTCGGCCAGGCCGGGTTCGCGCTGCGGCATCGCGGGACGACGCTGCTGATCGACCCGTACCTGAGCGACAGCCTCGCCGAGAAGTACCGGGGCAGGCTCTTCCCGCACGCCCGGATGCACGCCCCGCCGGTCGATCCGGCGCGGCTCACCGGCGTCGACGCCGTCCTGCACACCCACGCGCACACCGACCACATGGACCCGTGGACGATCCGCGACCTGCTGCGCGGCAACACCCCGGTGTTCGTCGCCCCCCGCGCCGAGCGCGAGCAGGCGCTGCGGCGCGGGATCCCCGCCGGGCGGCTCACCGGTCTGACCGCGGGCGAACACCTGGTGCTGGGACCCGACATCGAGATCCACGCCGTGCCGGCCGCCCACGAGGAGCTGGAGACCGACGAGCGCGGCGACCACCGGTTCCTCGGGTACGTGATCCGGCTGGGCGGGCTCACGCTCTACCACTCGGGCGACTGCGTCCCCTACCCCGGCCAGGCCGAGCTGCTGGCCGGGCACGGCGTGGACGTCGCGCTGCTGCCGGTCAACGGCCGGGACGCGCACCGGCTGGCCAACGGCGTGCCGGGCAACTTCACCGTGCGGGAGGCGGCGCGGCTGTGCCGGGAGGCGGGCATTCCCACGCTCGTCTGCCACCACATCGGCCTGTTCGACTTCAACACCGTCGATCCCCGGTGGGCCGCCGAGCAGCTGCGCACGCACGCCGCCGGCCTCGACTGGCTGCTGCCGGACCTCGCCATGCCGTACGAGCTGCGGCACCGGACGGAAGGGGACAGGCCGTGAACGACGTAGCGGCGCACCTCGCGCGGCTGGGCGTGGTCCCCGTCGTGGCGATCGACCGGGCGGCCGACGCCGCGGGCCTGGGCGAGGCCCTGCTGGCCGGCGGGCTGCCCGTGGCTGAGATCACCTTCCGGACGGCCGCCGCCGCCGACGCGATCCGCGTCCTGCGCCGCGCCGCGCCCGGCGTCCTCGTCGGCGCCGGGACGGTGCTCGACCCCGCCACCGTGGACGCGGCGCACGAGGCGGGCGCCCGGTTCGTGGTGACGCCCGGCACGAACGCCGCGGTCGTCGAGCGCTGCCTGCGCCTCGGCCTGCCGGTCGTGCCGGGGGTCAACTCCCCCACCGGCGTGGAGACGGTGCGGGCCATGGGGCTGCGGCTGATGAAGTTCTTCCCCGCCGTGCCGAGCGGGGGCCTGCCGATGCTCCGCGCGCTCCACGGCCCCTACCCCGATGTCCGGTTCATGCCGACGGGCGGCATCACCGCCGGCACGTTCCGCGACTGGCTCGCCGAGCCGAACGTCACTGCCGTGGGCGGCACCTGGATCGCCCCCGCGGCCCTGCTGGCGGACCGCCGGTTCGACGAGATCGCCCGGCGGGCGGCGCAGGCCGCCGGCGCTGATCCGGCCGGCCGTCTCACACCTTCGATCACGAACTCACCTGAGGAGACATCATGAGTGACACCTACGTGCCCGCCCCGGGGTCCGCGCTGACCGGACGGGTCGCCGTGGTCACCGGCGGCGCTTCGGGCATCGGCGAGGCGGTCGGCCGGATCTTCGCGGCCAACGGGTGCAAGGTCCTGCTGCTGGACATCGACGGGCCCCGCCTGGACAAGGTCGTGGCCGGCATCAGGGAGTCCGGCGGCGTCGTGGAGGGCATCCACGCCGACGTCACCGGCGAGGAGCAGGTGCTGGACGCCTTCGCCTGGGTCACCCGCACCTGGGGACGCCTGGACCTGCTGGTCAACAGCGCGGGCCGCGACTCCCTTTCGCCGCCCGTCACCGAGGTGACGCTGGAGGAGTGGCACAAGACCATCGGCCCCAACCTCACGGCCGTCTTCCTGTGCTGCCGCGAGGCGTTCCGCATCATGGAGCGGCAGGAGAGCGGTGGCCGCATCATCAACATGGGCTCGTCCTCGGCGCGCGTCGCCTCGGGTCCGGGCCACAGCCCGTACCGCGCCAGCAAGCACGGGATGATGGGATTCAGCAAGAACATCCTGCTGGAGGGCAAGGACAAGGGGATCGGCGTCACCGTCATCAACCCCTCCCACGTCAAGACGCCGATGACGGAGATCATCGACAAGGGTCTGTACGACGGCGACATCCCCGCCTACCTCGACGGCTGGCTGGACGAGAAGGAGATCGAGGAGGGCATCCACGCGAGCTGCATCGACGTCGCCAACGTCGCGGAGGTCACCCTGTACGTGGCCACCCGCACGCCCGACGTCACCATCCCGCAGATCGCCCTGTACCCCACGCACAAGGCACATCGCTACGGCATGGAAGTGTGAGGTCGGCGACGATGAAGGCAGCCGTACTCAAGGCACCGAACGTCCTTGACTACACCGACGTGCCCGATCCGGAGCCGTTCGGCGAGCGCCCCGTCCTGGTGCGCGTCGGCGGGGTGGGCGTGTGCGGGTCCGACCTGCTGCGCTTCGCCCGGGGCACGGCCTACCACTACCCGCTCGTCCTCGGCCACGAGCTGTCCGCCGTGGTCGAACGGCCGCCCGCGGACAGCAGGTTCGCACCCGGCGACAAGGTGGCCGTCTTCCCGCTGCTGCCGCGCCGCGACGATCCGCTGGCGCAGGTCGGCGAGTGGGCGCTGAGCAGTGACTACGACTACTTCGGCTCGCGCCGGGACGGCGGCATGGCCGAGCTGCTGTGGGTGCCGGAGGCCAACCTGATCCCGGTGCCGGCCGACGTGCCGCTCGTGCACGCGGCCATGGTGGAGCCCGCCGCCGTGGCGCTGCACGGCGTGCTGAAGCTGCGCGTCCCCGCGTGCGGCAGCGCGCTGGTCATCGGGGCGGGGCCCATCGGCGCGCTGGCGGCACAGTGGCTGCGCGTCCTCGGCTGGACCCGGGTGCTGGTCGCCGACGTGGACGCGCGCAAGCGGCAGGTGATGGCGGAGCTGGGCTTCGAGGTCGTCGACGCGGCGGCGCGCGACACCGTCGAGGCGGCCAGGGACCTGACGGGCGGCGCAGGGGTGGACGCGGCGGTCGAGGCGAGCGGGTTCCCCGAGACGTTCCTGCAGACGCTGGAGGCCGTCGCGCCGGCGGGGCAGGTGCTCGTCCTGGGCGACCTCAAGGGTGACGTGACGATCCCGCGGGACCTGATCTCGTCCCTGATCCGGCGCGAGCTGACCGTGCTGGGCACCTGGAACTCGAAGATCACCCCCGCCGGGCGGAGCGAGTGGGAGATGGTGGTCGAGCACCTGCGCCGGGGTGCCCTCCGGGTGGCCCCGCTCATCAGTCACACCCCGTCCCTGGACGAGGTGCCGGCGGTGCTGGCCGACATGGCCGGGCGCCGGGTCTGGTCCAACAAGGTGGTCTTCGCCGTCTCCGACGAGGCGCGGCGGGAGGCCGGGGCGCGCCCCGGCGAGGGGAGCACGCGATGAGGGCGGCCGTCTTCCACGAACCCGGCAAGATCGTCGTGACCGAGGTGCCGGTGCCGCGCATCGAGGCCGACGAGATCCTCCTGCGGGTCCGGGCCGCGTCCATCTGCGGCACCGACCTGCGCATCTCCAGGCACGGCCACTTCAAGCTGCCCCCTGGCCGGCCCCGCATCCTCGGGCACGAGGTGGCCGGGGAGGTCGTCGAGGTGGGTTCGCGGGTGAGCGGCCACGCCGTCGGCGACCGCGTCTCGCTCACGCCGAACGTCGGCTGTGGCCGCTGCTCCCACTGCCGTGCGGGGCTGAACAACATGTGCCCGGACTACGAGGCGTTCGGCATCACCCTCGACGGCGGCTTCCAGGAGTACCTGCGGGTGCCGGGCCTCGCCCTCCAGCGGGGCAACGTCTTCCGGCTTCCGGAGACGCTGAGCTACACCGAGGCGGCGCTGGTCGAGCCGTTCTCCTGCTGCTACCGCGGCCAGCGGGCCGTCGGCGTCGGCTATGAGGACGTGGTCGTGATCATCGGGGCGGGCCCGATCGGCGCGTTCCACGTCATGCTGGCCCGCCTGGCGGGCGCCGAGAAGATCATCGTGTCCGGCCACGGCGGCCGGCGGC is drawn from Nonomuraea muscovyensis and contains these coding sequences:
- the eda gene encoding bifunctional 4-hydroxy-2-oxoglutarate aldolase/2-dehydro-3-deoxy-phosphogluconate aldolase, whose protein sequence is MNDVAAHLARLGVVPVVAIDRAADAAGLGEALLAGGLPVAEITFRTAAAADAIRVLRRAAPGVLVGAGTVLDPATVDAAHEAGARFVVTPGTNAAVVERCLRLGLPVVPGVNSPTGVETVRAMGLRLMKFFPAVPSGGLPMLRALHGPYPDVRFMPTGGITAGTFRDWLAEPNVTAVGGTWIAPAALLADRRFDEIARRAAQAAGADPAGRLTPSITNSPEETS
- a CDS encoding zinc-dependent dehydrogenase, encoding MRAAVFHEPGKIVVTEVPVPRIEADEILLRVRAASICGTDLRISRHGHFKLPPGRPRILGHEVAGEVVEVGSRVSGHAVGDRVSLTPNVGCGRCSHCRAGLNNMCPDYEAFGITLDGGFQEYLRVPGLALQRGNVFRLPETLSYTEAALVEPFSCCYRGQRAVGVGYEDVVVIIGAGPIGAFHVMLARLAGAEKIIVSGHGGRRLEAAGRLGADVVVEVPRQDLAEVVAEQTGGRGADVVITAASSPQVQSEAVGLLATHGRLNFFAGLGRDGTVPLDVNALHYKGLTLTGTTGSSNADYARSLRLAGERRVRLDQLVTAAFPIERIDEAFEHAASGAGMKAMVVFDGDKEVLP
- a CDS encoding galactitol-1-phosphate 5-dehydrogenase, with protein sequence MKAAVLKAPNVLDYTDVPDPEPFGERPVLVRVGGVGVCGSDLLRFARGTAYHYPLVLGHELSAVVERPPADSRFAPGDKVAVFPLLPRRDDPLAQVGEWALSSDYDYFGSRRDGGMAELLWVPEANLIPVPADVPLVHAAMVEPAAVALHGVLKLRVPACGSALVIGAGPIGALAAQWLRVLGWTRVLVADVDARKRQVMAELGFEVVDAAARDTVEAARDLTGGAGVDAAVEASGFPETFLQTLEAVAPAGQVLVLGDLKGDVTIPRDLISSLIRRELTVLGTWNSKITPAGRSEWEMVVEHLRRGALRVAPLISHTPSLDEVPAVLADMAGRRVWSNKVVFAVSDEARREAGARPGEGSTR
- a CDS encoding ATP-binding cassette domain-containing protein, with product MTASTAGGRASAAAPDRRDVAALTARGLTKRYGHITALDGTDLTLRKEEVLAVVGDNGAGKSTLIKCLSGAVVPDEGAIEVDGRPVAFRGPLDARAAGIETVYQHLALAPARDIAANVYLGRELRRRGFPGWGLRMLDRRAMRENTRALLEDLGLLTIQSLDQAVETLSGGQRQGIAVARATAFGSRVIIMDEPTAALGVKESRKVLDLILEVKQRGIPVILISHDMPHVFEVADRVHVQRLGRRIACVPTADLTMAEAVALMTGAAQPGPDQNTD
- a CDS encoding SDR family oxidoreductase translates to MSDTYVPAPGSALTGRVAVVTGGASGIGEAVGRIFAANGCKVLLLDIDGPRLDKVVAGIRESGGVVEGIHADVTGEEQVLDAFAWVTRTWGRLDLLVNSAGRDSLSPPVTEVTLEEWHKTIGPNLTAVFLCCREAFRIMERQESGGRIINMGSSSARVASGPGHSPYRASKHGMMGFSKNILLEGKDKGIGVTVINPSHVKTPMTEIIDKGLYDGDIPAYLDGWLDEKEIEEGIHASCIDVANVAEVTLYVATRTPDVTIPQIALYPTHKAHRYGMEV
- a CDS encoding ABC transporter permease, which codes for MSTNPTGVDAALDAGPTGRRVGETLATPPPPPLVRVQRLLHAHALVGPTLVLVLACVLFGLLIGPRFYQPANLSLIVQQVQIIGMVGVAQTLVVLTAGIDLSVAAIMVLTTVVAGKLAVDAGLPAPVALVAGFAVGAAAGAVNGLLVTRLRVPPFIATLGTLNVFGALTLLASQSQTIRGADLPGLFLWPGRTFSALGAEITYGSLLVLAAFGVAAHVLRRTAWGEHVYVTGDSPEGARLSGIRTDRVLLSVYVAAGVICALAGWFLIGRVGSVSPFSGENVNLSSITAVVIGGTSLFGGRGHVAGTLLGALIVGVFSNGLTLAGVDVLWQTFTIGVLVIVAVGVDQWTRRVGG
- a CDS encoding MBL fold metallo-hydrolase, coding for MRIPSTIAARPGTAPLVRAPDDGPDDDPHSGTDGGTAGGADSGTAGGAAAGTSLWWLGQAGFALRHRGTTLLIDPYLSDSLAEKYRGRLFPHARMHAPPVDPARLTGVDAVLHTHAHTDHMDPWTIRDLLRGNTPVFVAPRAEREQALRRGIPAGRLTGLTAGEHLVLGPDIEIHAVPAAHEELETDERGDHRFLGYVIRLGGLTLYHSGDCVPYPGQAELLAGHGVDVALLPVNGRDAHRLANGVPGNFTVREAARLCREAGIPTLVCHHIGLFDFNTVDPRWAAEQLRTHAAGLDWLLPDLAMPYELRHRTEGDRP